ATCAAAGCGTCGGTAGTCGAGAACTACGCTCGTACAATTGCGTCCTCAGGGAATCGCCGTATTCACTTGCAGTTTCAACGGACACCGGTGTCGATCTTCGGCGACGGGCGGGTTGGCGGGATCCGCGTCGAGCGAAACACCGTTCACATGTCGGGTGTAAAACCTGTTGTGGTGGGTACGGGAGAGTTCGAGGACATCGAGGCTGGATTGCTCGTGCGGTCCATTGGCTTTCGGGGAGTTCGCATCGCAGACTTGCCGTTCGACGAGCAGCGCGGAGTCCTGCCGAACCAGGGTGGGGCTGTGGTGGATCCGCTGACGGGCGAAGCTGTTACCGGCGTGTATACGGCGGGCTGGCTCAAGCGTGGGCCGTCGGGGGTTATCGGATCGAATCGGCCGTGCTCGATCGAAACGTCACGACGGATTGTTCGCGATTTTCTGGCGGGCAGGCTCGAGGCCCCGCGTCATTCGACTGCAGACTTCATGGAGTTGGTCTATCGTCGCCAGCCGGCGTTGGTAGATCTCAAGGGCTGGAAGAGGATCGATGCGCACGAGCGAAAGCAGGGCAAGGTCCACGGACGGCCGAGGTTGAAGATCGTCGACGTGGCCGAGATGGTCGACGTATCGCGTGGTACATCACGCACCGGGGGATAAATTATCTACTCTTTGTAGGTTTATCGCCAAAATTCATTGACTTGCTCAGGACTAAAGTCCTAGTATTTGAATCAGCCGAGACCGGCTTTGAGCATTGCGGCATCTTGTCATCGCGTACTGCCTCCGGATTTCGAATCTAGATGTGCCAGAGCATATTTTGCGACACTGCTGAAAATGGGTAGATAGTTTCCGCCTGCGTGCGGCTCTTTGAAGATAGTAGTGCGCGGGCTATTCCCGATTCTCGATTGCCAAGCACCGAACAGCGTAGGAGATTCGATCGACGTCGAAACTCCGAGTTGACGAGCGGTGCGACAAACAGAAAAGGATTCGGCATGGGTGTTGAAGTGGTAGTAGACGGACTGACCAAGTCTTTCGGGTCGCAGAGGATTTGGCAGGACGTGTCGTTGACGCTTCCGGCCGGTGAGGTCAGCGCGTTGCTGGGGCCGTCCGGTACCGGCAAGTCGGTGTTCTTGAAGTCGTTGATCGGTTTGCTTCGCCCCGAGCAGGGTTCCATCGTGATCGACGGCACCGATATTTTGCAGTGCTCGTCGAAGGAGCTCTACGAGATCCGCAAGTTGTTCGGTGTGCTGTTCCAGGACGGCGCGTTGTTCGGTTCGATGAATTTGTACGACAACATTGCTTTCCCGTTGCGTGAGCATGCGAAGAAGTCGGAATCCGATATCCGCAAGATCGTGATGGAGAAGCTCGATCTGACGGGTCTGGTCGGGGCCGAGGACAAACTTCCGGGTGAGATTTCCGGTGGTATGCGTAAGCGCGCCGGTCTGGCTCGGGCGTTGGTTCTGGATCCGGAGATCATCTTGGTGGACGAGCCGGACTCGGGTCTGGATCCGGTGCGTACGACGTACATCA
The nucleotide sequence above comes from Rhodococcus sp. KBS0724. Encoded proteins:
- a CDS encoding ABC transporter ATP-binding protein, which translates into the protein MGVEVVVDGLTKSFGSQRIWQDVSLTLPAGEVSALLGPSGTGKSVFLKSLIGLLRPEQGSIVIDGTDILQCSSKELYEIRKLFGVLFQDGALFGSMNLYDNIAFPLREHAKKSESDIRKIVMEKLDLTGLVGAEDKLPGEISGGMRKRAGLARALVLDPEIILVDEPDSGLDPVRTTYISQTLIDINAQSDATILIVSHNINLARTVPDNIGMLFRRQLVMFGPREVLLTSDEPVVKQFLNGTMIGPIGMSEEKDEAQMAHEQALVDAGHHAGGVDDVEGIVPQMKATPGNPERRAVRRRQERVRQIMHTLHPVAQEAIRESWFVSS